A single window of Ferrimonas balearica DSM 9799 DNA harbors:
- a CDS encoding DsrE/DsrF/TusD sulfur relay family protein: MTSILLVAHDSPYGSERLYNALRIALATQEHAEQPVQQKLFLMSDATVAALSGQQTPDLSYHIGQMLEILLAQGVEIAVCRTCAEARGLTPDRLIEGVTIGTLVDLTRQTLAADKVIHI; the protein is encoded by the coding sequence ATGACATCCATCCTGCTGGTTGCACACGACAGTCCTTACGGCAGTGAACGTCTCTACAACGCGCTTCGGATCGCCCTGGCGACGCAAGAACACGCCGAACAACCGGTGCAGCAGAAGCTGTTCCTGATGTCCGACGCCACCGTCGCCGCCCTGTCTGGTCAGCAAACCCCGGATCTGAGCTATCACATCGGTCAGATGCTGGAGATCCTTCTGGCGCAGGGCGTCGAGATCGCCGTTTGCCGCACCTGTGCCGAAGCCCGCGGACTGACCCCGGATCGACTGATCGAAGGTGTCACCATCGGCACACTGGTGGATCTGACCCGGCAGACCCTCGCTGCCGACAAGGTGATCCACATTTGA
- a CDS encoding protein adenylyltransferase SelO family protein — MGQRLPWLGSAVMPLPLDAPRWVGWSDEMGQRLGLEQDDAALAQLSGATASLPWPPFAQVYSGHQFGGYTPRLGDGRGVHLGERNGLEVFLKGSGPTPYSRGGDGRAVLRSAVREFLASEALHHLGIATTRALAVIGSDTPVWREEQETGAITVRVSESHLRFGHFEYFLYTRQQSQLEALIEDTIDHHFAGVRSESDAKLAWLVEVVERTARTVADWQAFGFCHGVLNSDNMSILGETFDYGPFAFMNRFDPGYICNHSDHEGRYAFDQQAGIGLWNLNRLAITLTPWLDETAIRQALACYEPVLVERYLARMGARLGLPDPTAEDLPLIAELLNRMAEGGLDYSNTLREFAQLDPTSQDTPLHRRFAGVAGFSDWWQRYQQRLGGVDGLADWQARRSEANPALILRTHLAQEAIAAAEQGDNDPLHRLHRALCRPYDPEPEFDDLRGDAPSWSQQLTLSCSS; from the coding sequence ATTGGCCAACGGTTGCCCTGGTTGGGAAGCGCTGTGATGCCGCTTCCTCTGGATGCCCCAAGGTGGGTGGGGTGGAGTGATGAGATGGGACAGCGGTTGGGCCTGGAGCAGGATGACGCCGCTCTCGCTCAGTTGTCAGGCGCCACCGCTTCCCTGCCCTGGCCGCCCTTTGCCCAGGTCTACAGTGGGCACCAGTTCGGTGGCTATACCCCACGTCTGGGGGATGGCCGGGGCGTGCACCTGGGTGAGAGAAATGGCCTGGAAGTCTTTTTGAAAGGCAGTGGCCCGACCCCGTACAGCCGTGGCGGCGATGGCCGGGCGGTGTTGCGCAGCGCGGTGCGGGAGTTTCTGGCCAGTGAGGCCCTGCACCATCTTGGGATCGCCACCACCCGCGCGCTGGCGGTGATCGGCTCGGATACTCCGGTGTGGCGGGAGGAGCAGGAAACTGGCGCCATCACAGTACGGGTCAGCGAGAGCCACCTGCGCTTTGGCCACTTTGAATATTTTCTCTATACCCGTCAGCAGTCTCAGCTGGAGGCGTTGATCGAGGACACCATCGATCACCACTTTGCCGGGGTGCGGAGCGAATCGGATGCCAAACTGGCCTGGCTGGTTGAGGTGGTGGAGCGCACCGCCCGAACCGTGGCAGATTGGCAGGCGTTCGGTTTCTGCCATGGCGTGCTCAACAGCGACAACATGTCGATCCTGGGGGAGACCTTTGATTACGGCCCCTTCGCCTTTATGAACCGATTTGACCCCGGCTACATCTGCAATCACTCCGACCACGAGGGTCGCTACGCCTTCGACCAACAGGCGGGCATCGGGCTGTGGAACCTCAACCGACTGGCCATCACCCTCACGCCCTGGCTCGACGAAACCGCCATTCGACAAGCATTGGCGTGCTATGAGCCGGTGCTGGTTGAGCGCTATCTGGCGCGGATGGGGGCGCGGCTGGGCCTGCCGGACCCGACAGCAGAGGACCTGCCGCTGATCGCAGAGTTGCTTAACCGGATGGCCGAAGGCGGGCTGGATTACAGCAATACCCTGCGGGAGTTCGCGCAGTTGGACCCGACCAGTCAGGACACCCCGCTGCATCGCCGCTTTGCCGGAGTGGCCGGGTTCAGCGACTGGTGGCAGCGTTACCAGCAACGTCTGGGTGGAGTGGATGGGCTGGCGGACTGGCAGGCCCGCCGCAGCGAAGCCAATCCGGCCCTGATCCTACGGACTCATCTGGCCCAGGAGGCCATTGCGGCGGCGGAACAGGGCGATAATGACCCACTGCATCGCTTGCACCGGGCATTATGCCGCCCCTATGATCCCGAGCCAGAATTCGACGATTTACGAGGCGATGCCCCATCATGGAGCCAACAGTTAACGCTCTCCTGCTCAAGCTAG
- a CDS encoding serine/threonine protein kinase: MSEARFDFHSLTPDRVLDAVESLGVYPDTGLLPLNSYENRVYQFRAEDGRRYVTKFYRPQRWSEAQIREEHQFAQELMESEVPVAAPIAIDGETLFEHDGYRFALWHSVGGRQFEVDNLDQLEAVGRFLGRLHQVGRRQPFQHRPALSVAEFGFEAREVLQQQAELGPHIETPFFTVLDQVLARIEAPLAESMTQLRLHGDMHPGNILWVDEGPSFVDLDDARTGPAIQDLWMMLNGDRASQLLQLDVLLEGYETFASLDSRELKWIEPLRALRMINYLAWLTKRWSDPAFPRNFPWFGTDKFWEQQVLALKEQLAALDEPPLSLTPDYTP, translated from the coding sequence ATGTCTGAAGCGCGCTTCGATTTTCACTCGCTGACCCCGGACCGGGTGCTGGATGCGGTGGAGTCTCTGGGGGTTTATCCGGACACCGGCCTGCTGCCCCTGAACAGCTATGAGAACCGGGTGTATCAGTTCCGGGCCGAAGATGGCCGTCGCTACGTCACCAAGTTCTACCGGCCGCAGCGCTGGAGCGAAGCTCAGATCCGCGAAGAGCACCAGTTTGCTCAGGAGCTGATGGAGAGCGAGGTGCCGGTAGCCGCCCCCATCGCCATCGATGGAGAAACGCTGTTTGAACATGACGGCTATCGCTTTGCTCTCTGGCACAGCGTGGGCGGCCGCCAGTTCGAAGTCGATAATCTCGACCAGCTGGAAGCGGTTGGCCGTTTTCTGGGCCGTTTGCACCAGGTTGGCCGGCGTCAGCCGTTTCAGCACCGTCCGGCGCTCAGTGTGGCGGAGTTCGGCTTTGAAGCCCGCGAGGTGCTGCAGCAACAGGCGGAGCTGGGCCCCCACATTGAAACCCCCTTCTTCACCGTGCTGGATCAGGTGCTGGCGCGCATCGAAGCGCCGCTGGCGGAGTCGATGACCCAACTGCGCCTGCATGGTGACATGCATCCGGGCAACATTCTCTGGGTCGATGAGGGGCCCAGCTTTGTCGATCTGGATGACGCCCGGACCGGCCCGGCCATTCAGGATCTGTGGATGATGCTGAACGGCGATCGGGCCAGCCAGTTGCTGCAACTGGATGTCTTGCTGGAGGGCTACGAGACCTTTGCCAGCCTCGACAGCCGGGAACTGAAATGGATTGAGCCGCTGCGGGCGCTGCGCATGATCAACTATCTGGCGTGGCTGACAAAACGCTGGAGTGACCCGGCTTTTCCCCGGAACTTTCCGTGGTTTGGTACGGACAAATTTTGGGAGCAACAGGTTTTGGCCCTCAAGGAGCAATTGGCCGCGCTGGATGAACCGCCGCTGTCATTGACGCCAGACTACACTCCCTAA
- a CDS encoding DUF3630 family protein: MEPTVNALLLKLGRPQYSADRGQLLWPCPLTQEQAAEVAPQLMARLECQLGALEQGADRLFWPARFEDTVLGLQFEALCDSLWLEASDGALDGAETLAFLAAQVGAEHV, translated from the coding sequence ATGGAGCCAACAGTTAACGCTCTCCTGCTCAAGCTAGGGCGCCCGCAATACAGCGCTGACCGTGGTCAGCTGCTTTGGCCCTGCCCGCTGACTCAGGAGCAGGCCGCAGAGGTGGCACCGCAGTTGATGGCCCGGCTGGAGTGCCAGCTTGGGGCGCTGGAACAGGGGGCTGACCGCCTGTTCTGGCCCGCCCGGTTTGAGGACACGGTACTGGGCCTGCAGTTTGAAGCCTTGTGCGACAGCCTGTGGCTGGAGGCCAGTGACGGGGCGCTCGATGGTGCCGAAACCCTCGCCTTCCTCGCTGCACAAGTGGGGGCCGAGCATGTCTGA